In the Candidatus Saccharibacteria bacterium oral taxon 488 genome, one interval contains:
- the secY gene encoding preprotein translocase subunit SecY, whose translation MNWRIIFRSLKNKDMQKRLAIVVGIIVVYRMLAHIPVPLANPTQMKTALAAALGQTDLGGFLNLLSGGALASFSLVLVGLSPFITASIITQLLTKAIPKLEELHKDGESGRRKIQQWTRRLTIPLAIVQSIAFIFLLRQTVLAGGTTTLSDPTMLEWTVGVTAMTAGSVLLMWLGELITEQGIGNGISILIFAGIISQIPQMLGSLISSLGNTSAGGLNVFNWFTLPVNPTVFWLVVIMAIASLIVLYFLVKINEAQRVITINYAKRIHGNSSYGGIKSILPVKLIAAGVIPVIFAVAFLSLPQFIGQVMKASGNPNLQNTANTLITWFQAPNPGSFTGSTWEAFIYPTLYFLLVIAFTYFYTGIVFNANEIAENLQKQGGFIEGVRPGEQTEKYLMRTVNRLILFGSIVLGIIAILPFVAEYLMYHLAAIRGSRLSIGGTGLLIVVSVGLESLRQLNSRALMVTYDDFDPDELTKKKSKKRRSSLL comes from the coding sequence ATGAATTGGAGAATAATTTTCCGGTCGCTGAAAAATAAAGATATGCAGAAACGCCTGGCCATTGTGGTGGGGATTATTGTGGTGTATCGAATGCTGGCGCATATTCCGGTGCCGCTGGCGAATCCGACACAGATGAAGACGGCACTGGCAGCGGCGCTGGGGCAGACCGACCTCGGTGGGTTCTTGAACTTGCTCTCGGGCGGCGCGCTAGCGAGCTTTTCACTCGTACTGGTTGGACTCAGCCCATTTATTACCGCCAGCATCATCACCCAGCTGCTCACCAAGGCCATTCCAAAGCTTGAAGAGCTGCACAAGGACGGCGAATCAGGCAGGCGCAAGATCCAGCAGTGGACGCGGCGGCTAACCATCCCACTGGCTATCGTCCAGTCAATCGCCTTTATCTTCCTGTTGCGCCAGACGGTGCTGGCTGGTGGTACGACCACGCTGAGCGATCCGACGATGCTCGAGTGGACAGTTGGCGTGACGGCAATGACGGCCGGTTCGGTGTTACTCATGTGGCTGGGTGAATTGATCACCGAGCAAGGTATCGGTAATGGTATCTCTATCTTGATTTTCGCTGGTATCATCAGCCAGATCCCGCAGATGCTCGGCTCACTCATCTCGTCGCTCGGCAACACCTCGGCTGGCGGACTGAACGTCTTTAACTGGTTTACCCTGCCGGTCAATCCAACCGTCTTTTGGCTGGTGGTGATCATGGCTATCGCCTCACTCATCGTTCTCTATTTCCTGGTGAAAATTAATGAAGCCCAGCGCGTCATCACTATCAACTACGCCAAGCGTATCCACGGCAACTCCAGCTACGGTGGTATCAAGAGCATCCTGCCGGTCAAGCTAATCGCTGCTGGCGTCATCCCGGTCATCTTTGCCGTCGCCTTCCTCAGCTTGCCGCAATTCATCGGCCAAGTCATGAAGGCATCAGGCAATCCAAACCTGCAAAACACTGCTAACACCCTGATCACGTGGTTCCAGGCACCCAACCCAGGCTCCTTTACCGGCAGTACCTGGGAGGCGTTCATTTACCCGACGCTGTATTTCCTCCTAGTTATTGCCTTTACCTATTTTTACACCGGGATCGTCTTTAACGCCAACGAAATCGCTGAGAATCTGCAAAAGCAGGGCGGCTTTATCGAGGGTGTTCGACCCGGTGAACAAACCGAAAAGTATCTGATGCGCACCGTCAATCGCTTGATTTTGTTCGGCTCAATCGTTCTTGGTATCATTGCTATCTTGCCGTTTGTCGCTGAATATTTGATGTATCACCTGGCGGCAATCCGCGGCTCGCGTCTGTCGATCGGTGGTACCGGGCTGCTCATCGTGGTCTCGGTCGGCCTCGAGTCACTGCGCCAGCTCAACTCGCGCGCTCTGATGGTTACCTATGACGACTTTGACCCAGACGAACTGACCAAGAAAAAGTCGAAAAAACGACGCTCGTCCCTCTTGTAA